The nucleotide window GGTGCGTCTGCGGGCGGCGGCTGCGCTGGAGATGGGCATGCCCCTGCTCTTGGAGAAGCAGCAGGAGGTGGCGGCCATTGTGGAACCCATGATGTCATCGgtacagttttgtttatttttggacCTCAACGCAGCCAGCTGCGGGTTGACTGGAAAGGAACGTTAATTTGAACTTGAATCCAACAGAAAATCATCCCCGAACTTCAGAAGCTTTTCTCCAACAAGAACGAGACTAATGTACTGAAGCTTTGGCCTCTATTTGTCAGGCTACTTGGAAAggtgaaaaaatattaaataaaaattattcattttcatattagTGTTATTAGCTTGTCATTGgtttttgaggttttttttatttttatttttttggtaggTCCTTCACCGGGGTGGCTCCTTCATCAACTCCCTGCTCTACCTGGAAGAGCTTGGCTTCCGAAGCTCATCTCCCAGTATCAAGAAGATTGCTTTTATTGCTTGGAAGAGCCTTATTGATAATTTTGCATTGAACCCAGGTGAGGTGTGGAAGTTCTGGACCAATGAttcttctgacattttttttatttatttaaaaaaaagatgtgtgtgCACCCGTGTGTATAAAACTCTACTCTCTGGTTTCTTTTTCAGATATTCTGTGCAGTTCTAAACGCCTAAAGCTTCTCATGCAGCCCCTCAGCTCCATCCATGTTCGGACAGAGGCTCTTCTCTTGACCAAGCTGGAGGTCTGGTGGTACCTTGTGGTCAAACTGGGGCCCAACCTTGTGGCCAACTTTGAGCAGGTTATTGCTACTCCATTATGTTTTTagcaaaagtgtgtttttaacaCTTCAAAACATGCAAAAGTCTTTTTAACTGGAATCAatctaatcattttttttttttttttttttttgggtgcagGTTGGAATTCCACTGTTACAGAGCACCCTCCCTGCGGATGCGCCACTACTTTCTCCTGTTACTCCGGCCAGGAACTCCACCCTGAACAGCACTGCTCCTGCGACCCCTAAAACAGGTTAGTAGGAACTGCTTTTTTGCAGTAAACAGTACCACGGTTTATGATCATGAGTTAGCATTTGAGGActttttggtatttttaatGCTTCTTAAACTATCAGGCATCCCAGCATGCAATAGTCCAGCAGCGACCCCCCGCATCAACCTCAACTGCAGTGTTCAGTCGGCCAGCTCGTTCCCCTCAATCCAGCTTCTGGGACTGGAGATGGTGCTGCACTACTTGCTCGGGGCACAAGTGGCAACAGCTGCTGCCCAAGCCGGCATCACCCTCAGCCTGGGTAGGAAACCTGTTGCTCAGTGGAAACTCCACTTTATGTTCATTACAAGtgcaaacatttatattttcatatatatgttttcttttatattcTAGAACCGCTGGCTCATCCTCTTCTGACTGGCCACTCGTCCTTCACCAAGCACTCCTGCGTTTTAATTTCGGCAGTCAGGGACGGGTTTATTGTTGTAGGGAACGAGGCTCCAGGTATTCATGTTTTCAGGGCTGGGCTGCTGAATTCCTTATTTTGTTTTAGGATGGGATCACTAGATGTAATTGGGTTTTGTGAGATTTATGCATCTCCTTAGATACAGAAGATTTGTTTTGGAGTAGGTGATTGACTGACTTATTGATATATTGGAAAGGTTCTCTGGGGTTTGTTCAACTGCTGTGAGGTGTCACGTGGGAAACTATACACAACTGACCATTCCAGAAAGGATTTTAATAGAAGGCTTCCATACTGTTGGGGTGGCTGTCTATTATTAATTTGTGAAGATCAGGTCCCTGGTTGTATTAATCTAGTTTTGGAACAAAGATTTGAATGTGTTCATCTTTTTCTCTCACTTCAGAGCCTATGCTGATTATCATATGGAAAGGTCTGCTTGATCATGTCAATCTGATTATAGACGCAGGTAAGGTCTGAAAGTAGTGGAAAGTGTACATAAAACCATGCAGATTTAGTTGGTTTATTTGTACAGGCTTTATCCTGTGATTAGTGGTCAAATTTGCTCTGTCGCTGTAACCATAGTAACTTGTGCTATCAGTACTCAAGACCATGGTGTAAGTGGGATAATCCAATAGAAGTAGATCAATTATGAAATCaagttaattattaattatacttcATATAATAATCAATGTGTAACACAAcattgtttttgtgatgttttcCTTTAGCTGAACTGCTACTGTAGGCTCTGTGCTTTTGCTCATGCAGTGGAATGGTTGTTCTTTGGCAGGTGGTAATAAGAACGAGAGGCAGGGCTCCGACGTGCTGAGTCAGCTTCTCCAGGCTCTCCAGGCGGTTCTCTCCTCTGATGTTTTACCCGTCGCAAGAGCTCTGGTAACCACCTCAACCCTAGAAGACTGACTATGTACACGCTAGAGACTACTTGTGCTGGTTATTCAGTAACAACGTGCAATGGAAGGCGGGAGAAAGTTTCGAACAATgggtctttttaaaaaattttaaataattgattttaAGAATTATTTGACAGTTTAGACATTTTActgtaccctagtgggtaagacactcacctatgaaccggACTAtctcaaagtcccaggttcacattccacttactaccattgtgtccttgagcaagacccttaaccctgagtgactccaggggaactgtccctgtaacttaaTAAGGGTTacccctgcatcacccttagtgagcagtgggcagttatgacaggagcagtgtgtggggactttgctcaCAATGActgctcaggattcgaaccttcagatttcgggtctgcttccttacctgctaggccaccactgccccatttataCTCACTTTAACTTACTGCTGTCTTTTTGAGTTCATCCACAGAAATATTCTATTGTCTGTGGGCCCACAGGCACTCCTGGAAGTCACAGTGAAGGGCATTCCACAGAAGGTCCTGGGCTCTGCTGCCTATCAAGTGGCCAACATGGATGTACTTAACGTCAGTGTCCTATAAAGATTTCTTGTTATTGCTAAAACTGCAGTAAAAGTGCTGCATTtgtatctgatttttttttttcttacagggCACCCCAGCTCTTTTCCTCATTCTTCTCTTCTACAAGAGTAGTTTACTTCCAAAATTTGTGGAAGATGAAAGGTttgtttttcctcatttttctCTCTGGACTAAGTGTCTTACTTTTAGTTCAACAATACTTCAAGTGTTACATTGAAATGATAAATATCTGCATAGGCATTGTACTCTGTAAACCATGACTAAATGTGAAGGATCAATTGACTATGAATAAACATCgaatattgtttaaaatgtgaggCAATTGTTCACAAATGTTAATTTCCCCCTTCGTTCACCCTCTGGTTTGAAGGTTCTTCTCCTGCTTGGAGACTCTGGTTTCCTCTGGCCTGTCAGGTCCTACATCCCTGTTGGTGTTTGTAGAAGCTGTGATTGGGGCCATGAATGGAAACGTGTCCACGGTGGAGAGCAAGGAACACTTGTGGAGGATGTGGAGCATTGTGGTGAACCCACTGACTGACGCGATCACACAGGTACAGTACAATGGTGGACGTGCCCACATGTAACCTACTATTTACAAAACCTGCTTGCTTTAATGTGCCTATGGCAATGCGGTTTCTATTTCAGACAAATGAGGTGAATCAGGGTGATGCCCTGGAGCACAACTTCAACGCCATGCACAGTTCCCTCATGTTCCCAGTTCCGAACTTGCTTCTTGGCAAAGCACTTCCTCAGGTGCGTCCTTGTCGGTGGTTCTGTACAGTATCAGTAAGGTTCAAAATGTTTGTATGAGACTCTTAAGTaagctgttttttgttttgtatttaaattctatcatttatttaatagcaaatagttttgaatatattttaatagtTGTGTTCTTTAGTCAATGGCTTCTAATCAATTCCAAGTTTACTTTGCAGTACTATAATTGCCACCTACTGACCTTGCTTGGTATTGCTGTATTTTCTTGGTCTCAGTATGCTATACAAACAATAGGTGGGCATGTAAGGGACtagttaaaagcagggatggTTCTAAAGAGTTTGGTTCTAAAGAGTTATGATCTTACAGATGCTACTGTAAATATAGGCTTATATTGGGTTTGTTCGTCTCATGTCTGAATGTAGTCCATTAATTTCCACAAAATTCACCAGTATTTATCTAAGGGGCGGCTTATACCAAATGTACAGGGAAGCATACCATAATGCATTGTGtgcatacatacaaaaatgatTATGCAAGTAACAAAGTAAATTCCTCACTGTATTGTTCCCTTTTGTAACTAATGAAATAATGAGGGGATATATTTCCTTGTACACAAGGAAAacttgtaaaacacacaaaaaaaacgagtgagtcagagagggacccacttcaaGGGCAGGGTTTATGATTtgtcttaaaagaaaaaaatatataaattcaaACAATTTTATTATTCCAGCAGAATCCTTATAATTTACTGAATAACTTTTCTGTTTGTGCTTGTCCGGCATAGGCGACTAAGAAGTCCATGATCAGCACGTGGTCTCGGCTGTACATTGCTTTTGCCCGCTGTGCTGCCTTAGTGGCCACAGCGGAGGAAAATGTCTGCTGTGAGGAGCTGTGCTCAAAGATGGCAGTGGTTTTAGACAGTGCTGTCTTATCCGTGAGTAACTTACAGTATCACCTCTCAGTAGGAGACAACCGTTTTTGGCTTATTTATTTGATCAATTGTATGTTGTggaatttttttacaaaaattttttttttttttgcagaatttctTTGTACTGGAAGCTGTTGCAAACATTCTCCAGATCATCATTGAGTGTGTTGACTTTTCACCATACACCACTCAAtatcagcaaaaaaagaaatgtaagtTAAATCAATTGTCTAAACATGTGGCTCAActattaatgcatttaaaaaataaaaaaactcttaCACCCACTTTCTAGCTCCTCGCACCCCTCTCGGGAGAGTAAGAAAGAAAGGCAAAGCCTTGGGGAACCTCAGCACGTTCCTCACTCTGCTGGTTCGCTCTTTGGAGGCATTTTTGACCCTTGACTCCCAGGAGTTCACTGTAGAGGTGTCTGCTTTGGCTTTGGGTGGCGTTGGCACGGTATTGATCTGCATCCTATCCAAAATCTTCACCAGTGTGGCTCTGCCTACTGTCATCCAAGAAGTGATTTCCACTCTCATCCAACCATTGACTTGGCTCTACAGTCAAGTGGGCAggtagaacttttttttttttttatttgttcatgtaagtatatatatatataatttatttatttttctaatatgttcttttgttatttttttattagtactGCTGAAGTACAGTCAAAGACCTACTCAAACCTGGGACCCAAGGTATGTCTGATTTCACATTAGCATATGTAGTTCATAtcaatattttgtttattttggttcTCATGTTTTGCAGCTTGAACGTTTCCTGGGGGAGATGTTGGGGTGCTTTCAGTCCCGCTCCACCCTTCAGTATGACGATGATCTGCTGACCCTCCTGGCACCCCTGTTCTCTGTGCTGTTCTCCCACAGGAGCAAGAACATTCGTACCAGTGTCGCTCAGTTCTGGAATGCAACGTTTGGGAATGCCGTTGTTCTTAACTACCCTGATGAGTTAAAGTGAGGggaaattctatttatttatttatttattttacctttCCACTATTAGTGTACATTAGTCTTCCCtaatttattttcttgtttatttgcacattcTTTGACTACCTCACTTTTACTACTTGTAAACTAGTGGTAGTTTCAAAACTACTGACTTATTTTAAGCATTATTTGATAAAATCTAGGTATtggtctgatttttttttaatattctcaTTCATCTTAACGTatgcagtttacatttacattacatttacagcatttatcagacgcccttatccagagcgacttacaatcagtagttacagggacagtctccctggagcaactcagggttaagtgtcctgctcagggacacaatggtagtaagtgggattcgaacccgggtcttcagtTGGGATGTAAAAGTTTATATAttgatttaaaatgcacaaatgcacataATAGGTGCACTAACTCACTGACCGTGTCATAAAAAGTGTGCAAAAAGTAATCTACAATGGAGGTGATTAAAGCCGGACTGGCACCCCAAATGAAGCATTTTGCCCAAATGTTAAACTTTACCTTTTCACACCTAATGGTGTTTACCAGCTACTCAAGCAGGTTTGAGTTCCCTGTGTCTTTTGTGATTTAAGTTTATGGCATAAAATCCCTGCATCATACGATATTGCAAGTTGAGTGCATCATTACATCCCTACGATATAGTGAATATAACACTGTAAAATGGCATTGATTGGGATTTCTGTCCTTTTTCTAGACCTGTCCTGACTCAAGTGAAGCAGAAGATTCCTATCATTTTACCCACATTTCAAGCAGTAGAAGAGTCTGAGGGTTTCAGGGGACAGCACTCTGTAAGTCTTTGtgggtttgggttttttttttttttttttttggaaatacgTATATAAACAATTTCATCATTGACCTATTTCTTGTCTGATGTGCAAAAATCTGCCTAGAGCAAATGCCAATCAAAAGCTGACATTTTAGGTTGTGTGCAAAAAAGATTGTCTGAGGAAGTTTAAGACCTCTAAATATTCATGCAAGGTTGATCGCTAACTGAACACTGCTTAGCGTGTGAAACAGTTCTGGGGAGGGGAAAGCGTGACATTTTGTGGCAaataagcatatatatatatgtatatatgtatatgaccAAATAAAGAAAGAGGGCTGACCTAGAAATGGATACAATGTGTAACATAGTTTATTAACTCCTACTAATTAATGGTAGTTACAGATCAGtccctagtgaaccaaatgagggatttttattttggacaTTTGAAAGCCTTTGCTGGCAAATGctttaatgtagattaatgtacaTGGAGAGAATGGTATCTATTTGGTTTTCCTTTATctatattaatgtaaaataatgtgcTGTACACATGCAGAGTGAGAGCTCACAAATGGAGACCGAGATTAGCGGACTGAAGGTGATGTCTGTGGGGAAGAGGGACTCCTTACCGAATAGAGCTGCTGTCCCGAAGAGCTCTGCAACACCATGCAAGCCTGTATCTGTGAGTAAGATGGCTTATAAATACAAGTCATTGTATAGTCAATAAAAATGCATCCATGGTGGTAGTGATCCAACACTCAACCTGTCTTCTCCAGATCAGGCTCGATTTTGGCTCTCCAAAGCCTCCCCGACGAGAGGTGCTGGAAGAGGAAGCGTCCATAGATTTTGTCTTCATCCCGCCTGAAACAAAAGACCGGGTCCTGACTGAACACCAGAAGGAGGTTAAAAGAaccaaaaggtaaaaaaaagataGTTTATCAAGGACTCATTTACCAAACTGTTTTGCTTGAGGAAAGTTTTAAAGTCTCTTGTTTTCTCTTCAGAGTGGACATACCTGTTATGTATAACAACCTGGATGCCTCTTTGGACACCACAGTCTTCACTCAGTGCATGCAGAGCCAAGAGGAGTCCCTGTATGTTCAAAATTCTGACCTGCTCCTCACACCTCTCAAGCTTAGGAAGTTTGTGATTCatataattttgtattttattcagGGACTCCGTTCCAGTAGACGAGAAGATTGAAAGCAGCAAAATTGACAAGACTGAGAGTGAGGTAGAGGTAATCCTGCAAATTACCTGTTTTGATATCTGGAAGAAATGGACTTTGATTATTAACCAGATAATTTGTTTTTGTAAGGGTGTAAAGGGAGAGTTGAAGCTCGACGGCAGCACCAGTGTCATTCCTTTGGGGTCTTCTGGAGAGAAGAGCACAAATGCTGCTGAACTCCCATTCACAGGAGATGTCTTCATGGAGGATCTCGATAAAGCCAGCAGTCATAATGATTCTGGCACCTCTGACGTGGTGTCTGGTACACCCCAGAAATCAGGCAGTCGTCGGCAGTCCTTCATCACGCTTGAAAAGTTTGCAGAGGGAAGGCCAGCCAGTCCTGTCAGCATCTCCAAATTCACTGGTCCTTTTACTAGGACTTCCAACAGCCAGGGCACTCCAAGCTCTTCAAAGATTCAGGCTAACCAACAATCCACACAAGAGAATGACTCACCAGAATCCAGTAAATCACAAAGCTCTTTCCATCAGGACCTCAAGGTCGAAGAGCTGAAGGCCAAAGCAGAGTCCTTAGATGAAGGTGTGCATGAACGTTCCGAGCATGAAGAGGACGTCATACCAGATACACAAACAACGACTGTGGCCTCCAAACCAGAAAGCCTTTTGGCAGAAAAGgttgattatgatgatgaaaaACAATCTGATTGTGATGCAAAGGATTCCGGGCCTTTCCAAGATCACAGTGAAGTGAGGCGGTCTGGTCGGTGTAGGAGACGGCCAGTTCGCCCAGGGGAAGACCAAGATGACCACAAAATTAAATTCTCACCAAATAGTCCTGCGAATGACCAACAGTCTAATTTGCAGGAATCAATCAAGTCGCCACCAACACAAGGTAAGAAGTCTAAAGTAGTCGTGGAATtggaaaacactgaagcagcaaaaagAATGAGCCCCAGAGCTATGGACCTCAGCCAAAATGAAGCACCACCAGACTCTGCTGATGGCCAGACACTGGGCAGATTAAGGAGGAGGACCCGGGAACTTAGCCAATCTGATTCTCAGCCAGACTCCCAATCACCTGGAGATGCTCAGGCATTGAGCAGGTTGAGGAGGAGAACCAAGGAGCTCAGCCAGACTGAGTCACCTACTCAAGCAGATGACAAACTCAAGGGCAGAGTTTGGAGACGGAGCCAGATGCTCAGTGACACAGACGCATTAAATAAAGACTGCAGGTCTGCATGTTCCGAAGCCTCGCCGAGAGAAGGCCTCTCCCAGTCTAGCACTGATTCAGAGGTCAATGGCGAGTCTCAGGTCAGACCAAGGAGAAGCAGGAGGTCTGAGAGCAGCAATGCTCATAACGAAGGTCTCTCTCATGGGAGAGACAGCGATCAGATCGGTAATGACCCGAAGAGAGGCAGACATGGCCTTAGAAAGCAGGACGCTGAGTGTGTTCGCACAGAGAACTCACAGGTTAATGAATCGGTGGAGTCCCAGAATGAGCAGGGTAGGTACAACACGCGTCGGTTCTCACAGCTGTTGATGCCTGTTCATGAGCGCTCAGAATCGGGAGCCTCTGAGAATCGAGATGGTCAGAAACCTGCAAAGAGAGGCAGAAAGCCAAAGTCATTAAGTGCGGAGTTCAAACAGTCACCACCTAGTAATGAACATGTAGGTGAAGGTCTGGAAGTGCAGCATAGCCAATCGCCTGTTCCTGGAAATGAAGGTATTAGTGCTAAGGTGCCTGCTGAGAACCAAGCtttacaaactgttgagaatgAGGACCAAGAGGAAGTAGTTTCAGATCATTTGGAACCTTCCTCTGAAGCTAAGCACTCCACCATGCAAGTTGAGCCAGAATCAAATCCAGATGGGGACGCTGGTTCTGTTCCTCTGAAGACTGACGAATGTGAGAATGAGCTTGCAGACCATGAAGGAATCGGCAAAGTTCACCCAGTAAAAGTATCTTCAGATGCAGAAGAGGACGTTTCAGATCGTAATCTGTCTGGCTGTGACACTGCTGTAGCTTCATGTGAAGCTGTGAGAATAGAATCTGGAAGTGACTGTTTGCAACGAGAGCACGATGAACCTGACAGTCCGCCTTGTAAAAGTGCAGTGGTACAATGCTTGGATTTTCCAGAGAAGACGCTTGAAAATGAAGCTTTTACACCTGAGAAAGTACAGGAAGAAATGGAGTCTTTTATCCAGGATGTTCAGCAAGAGATGGTAGAGGAACTCCAGAAAAACCCAGATGACCGTTTACAAAATTCATCTGTGAATCAGGAAGAAGAATCAATTAATACTGATCAAGAAACCAGTCTCAGTGTGGAAGGAGTCACTCCTCTTCTAGCCGAAGAAGGCGAAGACACTCAGGTTGATTGTGAATTGCTGCCTCCGCCTGTAGATGTGCCTGCTGGTCCCAGTTTACCTGACGATCGGCCAGAGGATCTCCATTCTGGTGTCTCAAATGATGTGGGTTTAGATTCTCCACCCACACAGAAGAATGGTGGTGGTGCAGGTGGAGAACCAGAGGTGGGACAGAGCCCCAGCAGCGGAAAGACACTGGGTGTCTGGTCACCATCTGCCTCGCCCTCCACCAGTATTTTGAAGAAATGCCACAAGAGGCATTTTGAGGAGGACACCCCTTCCCCTCTTCCCAAGgtatgcgttttttttttttctttctttctcctctgTGGCAGGCATTGCATTTGAGTGCTATAGGTTAAAGGTAATGGTCATTAGATCAGCACACCAGTTATCTGCTGATGTGTTCTGGTGCTCAAGGTTAAGTTaacattcacggaaatgaccaACACCATTCCTGCGCTGACAGGAAGTTGTCAGTGTttcctataaaaaaaatctaatttaaccCACTAGTTCATCATAGGCTCATGTGACTGaacttaaaaaatacatttgtcacatgtttggaagc belongs to Denticeps clupeoides chromosome 9, fDenClu1.1, whole genome shotgun sequence and includes:
- the rif1 gene encoding telomere-associated protein RIF1 isoform X2, with translation MMATVPPPFGLLPLLESLEDAKAGQSEQTDAYLTIANRLSGEDGRQFLPVVVKHFTRLGKAMQTHISSENVELSQAALQALGFCVFHSHIVSAIPATFCEETLSALAGLVVKSTDKNTCTRALWVISKQNFSVDVVARKAPEILKTLEAVRTREDIQSVVMEHEALNVIIRLLEQVSAQMVEGAVQWARLVIPLVVHSAAKVRLRAAAALEMGMPLLLEKQQEVAAIVEPMMSSKIIPELQKLFSNKNETNVLKLWPLFVRLLGKVLHRGGSFINSLLYLEELGFRSSSPSIKKIAFIAWKSLIDNFALNPDILCSSKRLKLLMQPLSSIHVRTEALLLTKLEVWWYLVVKLGPNLVANFEQVGIPLLQSTLPADAPLLSPVTPARNSTLNSTAPATPKTGIPACNSPAATPRINLNCSVQSASSFPSIQLLGLEMVLHYLLGAQVATAAAQAGITLSLEPLAHPLLTGHSSFTKHSCVLISAVRDGFIVVGNEAPEPMLIIIWKGLLDHVNLIIDAGGNKNERQGSDVLSQLLQALQAVLSSDVLPVARALFIHRNILLSVGPQALLEVTVKGIPQKVLGSAAYQVANMDVLNGTPALFLILLFYKSSLLPKFVEDERFFSCLETLVSSGLSGPTSLLVFVEAVIGAMNGNVSTVESKEHLWRMWSIVVNPLTDAITQTNEVNQGDALEHNFNAMHSSLMFPVPNLLLGKALPQATKKSMISTWSRLYIAFARCAALVATAEENVCCEELCSKMAVVLDSAVLSNFFVLEAVANILQIIIECVDFSPYTTQYQQKKKSPRTPLGRVRKKGKALGNLSTFLTLLVRSLEAFLTLDSQEFTVEVSALALGGVGTVLICILSKIFTSVALPTVIQEVISTLIQPLTWLYSQVGSTAEVQSKTYSNLGPKLERFLGEMLGCFQSRSTLQYDDDLLTLLAPLFSVLFSHRSKNIRTSVAQFWNATFGNAVVLNYPDELKPVLTQVKQKIPIILPTFQAVEESEGFRGQHSSESSQMETEISGLKVMSVGKRDSLPNRAAVPKSSATPCKPVSIRLDFGSPKPPRREVLEEEASIDFVFIPPETKDRVLTEHQKEVKRTKRVDIPVMYNNLDASLDTTVFTQCMQSQEESLDSVPVDEKIESSKIDKTESEGVKGELKLDGSTSVIPLGSSGEKSTNAAELPFTGDVFMEDLDKASSHNDSGTSDVVSGTPQKSGSRRQSFITLEKFAEGRPASPVSISKFTGPFTRTSNSQGTPSSSKIQANQQSTQENDSPESSKSQSSFHQDLKVEELKAKAESLDEGVHERSEHEEDVIPDTQTTTVASKPESLLAEKVDYDDEKQSDCDAKDSGPFQDHSEVRRSGRCRRRPVRPGEDQDDHKIKFSPNSPANDQQSNLQESIKSPPTQGKKSKVVVELENTEAAKRMSPRAMDLSQNEAPPDSADGQTLGRLRRRTRELSQSDSQPDSQSPGDAQALSRLRRRTKELSQTESPTQADDKLKGRVWRRSQMLSDTDALNKDCRSACSEASPREGLSQSSTDSEVNGESQVRPRRSRRSESSNAHNEGLSHGRDSDQIGNDPKRGRHGLRKQDAECVRTENSQVNESVESQNEQGRYNTRRFSQLLMPVHERSESGASENRDGQKPAKRGRKPKSLSAEFKQSPPSNEHVGEGLEVQHSQSPVPGNEGISAKVPAENQALQTVENEDQEEVVSDHLEPSSEAKHSTMQVEPESNPDGDAGSVPLKTDECENELADHEGIGKVHPVKVSSDAEEDVSDRNLSGCDTAVASCEAVRIESGSDCLQREHDEPDSPPCKSAVVQCLDFPEKTLENEAFTPEKVQEEMESFIQDVQQEMVEELQKNPDDRLQNSSVNQEEESINTDQETSLSVEGVTPLLAEEGEDTQVDCELLPPPVDVPAGPSLPDDRPEDLHSGVSNDVGLDSPPTQKNGGGAGGEPEVGQSPSSGKTLGVWSPSASPSTSILKKCHKRHFEEDTPSPLPKTRRVSFADPIYQQELADDIDRRSPIIRTSSPRSKSLSGPPKFITTPTKGLALSPRSLRCPGYKSSKKCLISEMSQEPRPIPKDCVFPALVSCSTPVEAVLPQISSNMWPRGFGQFVRARNIKTVGDLSALTPSVIKTLPIRSPKLMNVKKALKTFHDQQRKGRSDELKGFDEMEKMTSEDMELTQNEEEKNQSESPGEAMLDVPDGVEPQFVVPPSNGLLREVQALGGLLSAEELSHYSPDQLAQMHNCLGTMMKSIMDQMVSRFEATSTDAAPCKDVS
- the rif1 gene encoding telomere-associated protein RIF1 isoform X1, coding for MMATVPPPFGLLPLLESLEDAKAGQSEQTDAYLTIANRLSGEDGRQFLPVVVKHFTRLGKAMQTHISSENVELSQAALQALGFCVFHSHIVSAIPATFCEETLSALAGLVVKSTDKNTCTRALWVISKQNFSVDVVARKAPEILKTLEAVRTREDIQSVVMEHEALNVIIRLLEQVSAQMVEGAVQWARLVIPLVVHSAAKVRLRAAAALEMGMPLLLEKQQEVAAIVEPMMSSKIIPELQKLFSNKNETNVLKLWPLFVRLLGKVLHRGGSFINSLLYLEELGFRSSSPSIKKIAFIAWKSLIDNFALNPDILCSSKRLKLLMQPLSSIHVRTEALLLTKLEVWWYLVVKLGPNLVANFEQVGIPLLQSTLPADAPLLSPVTPARNSTLNSTAPATPKTGIPACNSPAATPRINLNCSVQSASSFPSIQLLGLEMVLHYLLGAQVATAAAQAGITLSLEPLAHPLLTGHSSFTKHSCVLISAVRDGFIVVGNEAPEPMLIIIWKGLLDHVNLIIDAGGNKNERQGSDVLSQLLQALQAVLSSDVLPVARALFIHRNILLSVGPQALLEVTVKGIPQKVLGSAAYQVANMDVLNGTPALFLILLFYKSSLLPKFVEDERFFSCLETLVSSGLSGPTSLLVFVEAVIGAMNGNVSTVESKEHLWRMWSIVVNPLTDAITQTNEVNQGDALEHNFNAMHSSLMFPVPNLLLGKALPQATKKSMISTWSRLYIAFARCAALVATAEENVCCEELCSKMAVVLDSAVLSNFFVLEAVANILQIIIECVDFSPYTTQYQQKKKSPRTPLGRVRKKGKALGNLSTFLTLLVRSLEAFLTLDSQEFTVEVSALALGGVGTVLICILSKIFTSVALPTVIQEVISTLIQPLTWLYSQVGSTAEVQSKTYSNLGPKLERFLGEMLGCFQSRSTLQYDDDLLTLLAPLFSVLFSHRSKNIRTSVAQFWNATFGNAVVLNYPDELKPVLTQVKQKIPIILPTFQAVEESEGFRGQHSSESSQMETEISGLKVMSVGKRDSLPNRAAVPKSSATPCKPVSIRLDFGSPKPPRREVLEEEASIDFVFIPPETKDRVLTEHQKEVKRTKRVDIPVMYNNLDASLDTTVFTQCMQSQEESLDSVPVDEKIESSKIDKTESEVEGVKGELKLDGSTSVIPLGSSGEKSTNAAELPFTGDVFMEDLDKASSHNDSGTSDVVSGTPQKSGSRRQSFITLEKFAEGRPASPVSISKFTGPFTRTSNSQGTPSSSKIQANQQSTQENDSPESSKSQSSFHQDLKVEELKAKAESLDEGVHERSEHEEDVIPDTQTTTVASKPESLLAEKVDYDDEKQSDCDAKDSGPFQDHSEVRRSGRCRRRPVRPGEDQDDHKIKFSPNSPANDQQSNLQESIKSPPTQGKKSKVVVELENTEAAKRMSPRAMDLSQNEAPPDSADGQTLGRLRRRTRELSQSDSQPDSQSPGDAQALSRLRRRTKELSQTESPTQADDKLKGRVWRRSQMLSDTDALNKDCRSACSEASPREGLSQSSTDSEVNGESQVRPRRSRRSESSNAHNEGLSHGRDSDQIGNDPKRGRHGLRKQDAECVRTENSQVNESVESQNEQGRYNTRRFSQLLMPVHERSESGASENRDGQKPAKRGRKPKSLSAEFKQSPPSNEHVGEGLEVQHSQSPVPGNEGISAKVPAENQALQTVENEDQEEVVSDHLEPSSEAKHSTMQVEPESNPDGDAGSVPLKTDECENELADHEGIGKVHPVKVSSDAEEDVSDRNLSGCDTAVASCEAVRIESGSDCLQREHDEPDSPPCKSAVVQCLDFPEKTLENEAFTPEKVQEEMESFIQDVQQEMVEELQKNPDDRLQNSSVNQEEESINTDQETSLSVEGVTPLLAEEGEDTQVDCELLPPPVDVPAGPSLPDDRPEDLHSGVSNDVGLDSPPTQKNGGGAGGEPEVGQSPSSGKTLGVWSPSASPSTSILKKCHKRHFEEDTPSPLPKTRRVSFADPIYQQELADDIDRRSPIIRTSSPRSKSLSGPPKFITTPTKGLALSPRSLRCPGYKSSKKCLISEMSQEPRPIPKDCVFPALVSCSTPVEAVLPQISSNMWPRGFGQFVRARNIKTVGDLSALTPSVIKTLPIRSPKLMNVKKALKTFHDQQRKGRSDELKGFDEMEKMTSEDMELTQNEEEKNQSESPGEAMLDVPDGVEPQFVVPPSNGLLREVQALGGLLSAEELSHYSPDQLAQMHNCLGTMMKSIMDQMVSRFEATSTDAAPCKDVS